The genomic stretch GAAAGAATAATGTCTTCATTTAAATGTAACAGAATCATAGAACTTCTTCATATCAAACATCATCCACCTACTCTTCTTCAGAATAAAAGTTCGACAAATATTTAATTCAAAGAGCATGTATAAATTTAAATGTCTATTTGTATTTTTGAAGCATGAATGATTTTCTTCAAACAGTTAAGACTTTACTCAAATGCGAATTGCCGGGAGCAAGTTCGCACACAAAAATGTTACCCCCGGGTAGAGTACTAAAAGTAAAACCAACGCAAGAAGATCGAAGTAAAAAAAGCAGTGTTTTATTACTTCTTTTTATGGAAGAAAACACGTTAAAAGTATGTTTGATAAAACGACCTGCATTTATGAAACATCATGCAGGGCAAATTGCACTTCCGGGAGGAAGAATGGAGCCGGGTGAAACTTGTATTGAAACAGCACTGCGGGAAACATTTGAAGAAATTGGAATCAAATCGGAATCGATAGAAATTTTGGGTAAACTTTCCGACTTTTATGTTGAAGTAAGTAATTTCCAGGTTCAACCTGTTGTGGGCTGGCTTTCAACAAAACCTAAATTCAATTTAAATTTACAGGAAGTGCAAAAGGTTATCGCCTTTCCAATAAAAGAATTTAAACCTCCATACCAAACAATTGAATTGAAAACACTTACGGGAGAGTTAGAAGTTCCTTGTGTGAAATACGAAGGAGAAATAATTTGGGGAGCAACTGCCATGATTTTGTCGGAATTTTACGATCTCACCCAGCATAAAATTGAGCGGATCATTGCTCCGGACAATTGAATCGAATAACACTTATTTTTTAATCGTAAAACGCCCAGGAAACACCTAAACGAAAGGTCGCACGATTCATTGGGTAATGAGGTGTAGTCATGTACACTCCATCCAAAAAGTTTGTTCCAATATTCATCCATTTAAAAAATACGCGCGTACGTTTCAATCTTAAATTGGCATAAATATCGATGTATGGAAAATCACCGTATTTTTCGTTGTTCTGCAAGTAAAACAGGCCAGTTGCAGGTTCGTATGCATCGGCGTAATATTTTGTATTGTAACGTACATCGGCCCCAACCTGAGTGAACATAACCTTCGATATGGTGAATTGATAATACGTCGATATAAAAGCAGATAATTCAGGTAAATGAATATACTCTTCATTAGAAGCTTTCTGCCATAAAACCCGGGGTCTGAAGTGAAATCTCCTGAAATTAAAATCCTTGTCGATGTAGGCCGACAGCACTAATATTTCATTTCCGGTTTGATTTGGAATTCCCAGAGTGTCGTTATAAATGTAATTATTGATGATTGAATAGTTAGCGCCAATTTCAAATTTGCGCTGAGGCATCCTGAAACTTCCTCCAACCGTCATCCGTTGTTCCATATCGAATACATTTTCCCACTTAAAATGGTTCGATTTAAAATTCTCCTGAAAATAATCGGCAACCCGGTTCTCAATATTTCCTGTAAAATTTATAGAAGCCGTTGAGTCGCCCCAAAACTTCAGAGGCTTGGAAATATCTCCATTCAATTCAACCTGTCCCGAATTACGTCCGGTTAAATAGAATTTACCATCGAAATTCCATTTCCAGAATTTTCCCGTTTCTCGAAAAATACCTCCACCTACAAAAAGGTTCCCATATTTAATTTCAGTTCCAATATGTGTTGAATCGCTAAAATGCCTGCCCGGCATTATTCCTCGGTTTAACTCGTGGCCTAAAAATGCGCGTTTACCAAAGCTGTACTTTTTGGCTGCACTTTCGTATTGTTTTACCTGAACAACATTAGTTAATCGATTAAAGCGAATAGAGTCTTTGGTATAATCATCGCTATAATAAGTGTTGGCCCAGAAATCATTTTCTTCATCCTCTTCCTCATTAAATTCCTGCTTGTTTCTATCGTATTGCATCGAATACAATACACCAAGCCGCGGAAGAAAGATTTCTGTAGAGTCGGTTACATCAACAAATTTACCAAACCTATATTCTCCGTTAAAGAAGTAAGACGTAGCTCCAAATTTAGAGTCAGACTCGTCTAATCTCATATTCCAGAATTCGGCGTCCTGCCCGTTATAAATAGACGAATCTTGTTTTAGCCCTCCATTTTCACCATTTTTTATGGTGTTCGAAATAATTCCTCCGTAGATGTTCAAATAATCTCTATTGTAACTTGTATACAAGGCTACAAAATTATTTTTCGATTCTTGCGATGTATATTGCCCATCCGATTTTTCCTGATTGGTTCTAAAAGTAAAATTCCAGAAAGGAGTTATATTTTGAGAATGAATAACATTAAATCTTGTTTCGTTATTCTTCGACTTATTTTCACTTTGGCTGTAATCCAAACGTGTATATGGAGTAGTAGTGTTATAAAAATCGATTTTACCTGGCGTTAATAAATAAGCTTCTCTTGATTGTGCGAAAAAATAACTTGTGGTATATATCCGGTTAAAAAAATTATTGTCGATAGCCGGTGTACCATAATTACCTACATATGTAGCTGTAATTGTATTTTTATAAACCGGGTGAAATATATGGGTGTAGTCGTGTAAGGTATCCAACTTTGTTGAATCCTGAAAAGCACCGTATTCTTTTATGTCCCACAGCCCTATTTTTGATTCAATTTCTTTCTCATGGGCATGATCCTTTTTACCATCCACATTCATTTCACCTCCCATTTCTAAATCAGCATCACGCTGTGCCAATGTAAACAAGGGAAATAGTACAATTAACAGGAATGTAATAAAACTAAAATATGCTTTATACATACATTTTCATCTTTACTGCACAAAACTAAAAAAAGCATTTAAGTGAGACTTATATCTTAAGTACTTTTTAGCTTAATTAACAAGAATAAAAAAAGCCCGTGCTCAGAAGAACACGGGCTTAGGATTAAATTGGCAGCGACCTACTCTCCCACTTTTACGCAGTACCATCGGCGCTGACGGGCTTAACTTCTCTGTTCGGAATGGGAAGAGGTGGTGCCCCGTCGCTATAGCCACCTAAAATTTTTCATTCGTTTTCCTACCTGGGAAGACAAACTTCATGGCTTACTTTCTTTTCTCTTTAGTCAAGAAAATACCAATACAATACCTTAAGGCAGTTGGGAAGAGTACAAATCATCAATACAAGGACAATCCTTTGTAGAAAGTTTCCGGGCAATTAGTACTGCTCGGCTATGACGTTACCGCCTTTACACCTGCAGCCTATCAACGTAATAGTCTCTTACGGCCCTTAATAGAGATCTCATCTTGAGGTGAGCTTCGCGCTTAGATGCTTTCAGCGCTTATCTCATCCCGACATAGCTACCCTGCAATGCAGCTGGCGCCACAACAGGTACACTAGCGGTCAGTCCAACGCGGTCCTCTCGTACTAGCGTCAGGGCCTCTCAAATCTCCTACGCCCACAACAGATAGGGACCGAACTGTCTCACGACGTTCTGAACCCAGCTCGCGTGCCACTTTAATGGGCGAACAGCCCAACCCTTGGGACCTTCTCCAGCCCCAGGATGTGACGAGCCGACATCGAGGTGCCAAACCGCTCCGTCGATATGAGCTCTTGGGAGCGATCAGCCTGTTATCCCCGGAGTACCTTTTATCCTTTGAGCGATGGCCCTTCCATGCGGAACCACCGGATCACTATGCTCTAGTTTCCTACCTGATCGACCCGTCGGTCTCACAGTCAAGCGCGCTTATACCATTATGCTCTGCTGACGGTTACCAATCGTCATGAGCGCACCTTTAGAAGCCTCCGTTACTCTTTTGGAGGCGACCACCCCAGTCAAACTACCCACCACGCAATGTCCCCTGGTTGTACAGGGTTAGGCTCCAGATAAGTAAAGGGACGTATTTCAAGGATGGCTCCACGAGTCCTGGCGAACCCGCTTCAAAGCCTCCGTCCTATCCTACACATCACTTACCCAGAGTCAA from uncultured Draconibacterium sp. encodes the following:
- a CDS encoding CoA pyrophosphatase, whose protein sequence is MNDFLQTVKTLLKCELPGASSHTKMLPPGRVLKVKPTQEDRSKKSSVLLLLFMEENTLKVCLIKRPAFMKHHAGQIALPGGRMEPGETCIETALRETFEEIGIKSESIEILGKLSDFYVEVSNFQVQPVVGWLSTKPKFNLNLQEVQKVIAFPIKEFKPPYQTIELKTLTGELEVPCVKYEGEIIWGATAMILSEFYDLTQHKIERIIAPDN
- a CDS encoding putative porin yields the protein MYKAYFSFITFLLIVLFPLFTLAQRDADLEMGGEMNVDGKKDHAHEKEIESKIGLWDIKEYGAFQDSTKLDTLHDYTHIFHPVYKNTITATYVGNYGTPAIDNNFFNRIYTTSYFFAQSREAYLLTPGKIDFYNTTTPYTRLDYSQSENKSKNNETRFNVIHSQNITPFWNFTFRTNQEKSDGQYTSQESKNNFVALYTSYNRDYLNIYGGIISNTIKNGENGGLKQDSSIYNGQDAEFWNMRLDESDSKFGATSYFFNGEYRFGKFVDVTDSTEIFLPRLGVLYSMQYDRNKQEFNEEEDEENDFWANTYYSDDYTKDSIRFNRLTNVVQVKQYESAAKKYSFGKRAFLGHELNRGIMPGRHFSDSTHIGTEIKYGNLFVGGGIFRETGKFWKWNFDGKFYLTGRNSGQVELNGDISKPLKFWGDSTASINFTGNIENRVADYFQENFKSNHFKWENVFDMEQRMTVGGSFRMPQRKFEIGANYSIINNYIYNDTLGIPNQTGNEILVLSAYIDKDFNFRRFHFRPRVLWQKASNEEYIHLPELSAFISTYYQFTISKVMFTQVGADVRYNTKYYADAYEPATGLFYLQNNEKYGDFPYIDIYANLRLKRTRVFFKWMNIGTNFLDGVYMTTPHYPMNRATFRLGVSWAFYD